A single window of Periophthalmus magnuspinnatus isolate fPerMag1 chromosome 22, fPerMag1.2.pri, whole genome shotgun sequence DNA harbors:
- the gphb5 gene encoding glycoprotein hormone beta-5: protein MGKRSVSPPLLWLLLLSSLSPPLLSSPSVNLRRFTGCAVREFTFLAKKPGCGGLHITTDACWGRCETWEKPIVDPPFIDSFQRVCTYNASRLVTVRLPDCAANVDPSYSYPSALSCECGVCQTRTTECITSA from the exons ATGGGGAAACGCTCTGTAAG tccccccctcctctggctcctcctcctctcctccctctccccccctctcctctcctctccttcagtAAACCTCCGTCGTTTTACCGGGTGTGCAGTGAGGGAGTTCACGTTTCTTGCTAAAAAGCCTGGCTGTGGAGGCCTGCACATCACCACAGACGCCTGCTGGGGGCGCTGTGAGACCTGGGAG aaGCCGATCGTGGATCCTCCGTTCATTGACTCGTTTCAGAGAGTTTGTACGTACAACGCCTCTCGCCTGGTCACCGTCCGACTGCCCGACTGTGCCGCCAACGTGGACCCGAGCTACAGCTACCCCTCCGCTCTGAGCTGTGAGTGTGGGGTGTGCCAGACCAGGACCACCGAGTGTATAACTTCTGCGTaa